A part of Quatrionicoccus australiensis genomic DNA contains:
- the pstC gene encoding phosphate ABC transporter permease subunit PstC translates to MSANNASDLHTVSDRLAKNAMRNVSERLIEGLLFSAAAVSVLTTIGIMYVLISESIHFFANVSIVDFLTDTQWTPLFDDAHFGIMVLVSGTLVSSAVALLVAVPMGTIIAIYLSEFANGKVREVAKPILELLGGIPTIVFGYFALLMVTPLLQKLFPELPGFSLLSAGLVMGIMIVPYIASLSEDAMRSVPMSLREGAYALGSTKLYTAIHVVVPAAFSGIAAAYILAISRAVGETMILAVAAGMQPNLTWNPMEPAATITSYIVQVALGDLPHGSIGYQTIFAAGLTLILITLVFNILGQWLRAKFRENY, encoded by the coding sequence ATGTCTGCAAACAACGCTTCTGACCTGCACACGGTCAGCGATCGCCTGGCAAAGAATGCCATGCGCAATGTCAGCGAGAGACTGATCGAGGGGCTGCTGTTCAGCGCCGCGGCAGTCTCCGTGCTGACCACGATCGGCATCATGTATGTGCTCATTTCCGAGTCCATCCATTTCTTCGCCAATGTCAGCATCGTCGACTTCCTGACCGATACGCAATGGACGCCGCTCTTCGACGACGCCCACTTCGGCATCATGGTGCTGGTTTCCGGGACGCTCGTTTCCTCAGCCGTGGCGCTGCTGGTCGCCGTGCCGATGGGTACCATCATCGCCATCTATCTTTCCGAGTTCGCCAACGGCAAGGTGCGTGAAGTTGCCAAACCGATCCTCGAACTGCTCGGCGGTATTCCGACCATCGTCTTCGGCTATTTCGCCCTGCTCATGGTCACCCCGCTGCTGCAGAAACTGTTTCCCGAATTGCCCGGCTTTTCGCTGCTCTCCGCCGGCCTGGTGATGGGCATCATGATCGTGCCCTACATCGCCTCGCTGTCCGAGGATGCGATGCGCTCGGTGCCGATGAGCCTGCGTGAAGGGGCTTATGCACTCGGCTCGACCAAGCTCTATACCGCGATTCACGTTGTTGTCCCGGCGGCCTTCTCGGGTATTGCCGCGGCTTACATCCTGGCCATCTCGCGTGCCGTTGGCGAAACGATGATTCTCGCCGTCGCCGCCGGCATGCAGCCGAACCTGACCTGGAATCCGATGGAGCCGGCTGCCACGATTACTTCCTACATCGTCCAGGTGGCGCTGGGTGACCTGCCGCATGGCTCGATCGGTTACCAGACCATTTTTGCTGCCGGCCTGACCCTGATCCTGATCACCCTGGTCTTCAACATCCTCGGCCAGTGGCTGCGCGCCAAATTCCGGGAGAACTACTGA
- a CDS encoding RNA methyltransferase, with protein sequence MRIEHIRARLQACGAKTCHEDRVLRAWTQVVGLDTRHRKAESFLPLAVRNALSELFADLDGLARLRAEHPGEDGSARLLVELGDGQTVESVLLPRDGLCVSTQVGCAVGCLFCMTGQDGLLRQVGSAEIVAQVVLARRKRPVKRVVFMGMGEPAHNLDNVLEAIDLLGTIGGIGHKNLVFSTVGDRRVFERLPQQTVKPALALSLHTTQAELRRRLLPKAPDIAPDELVELGEQYARATGYPIQYQWTLLEGINDSDAEIDGIIRLLSGKYAMMNFIPYNSNEGLGFSRPSWERAGELAWRLNRQGILTRLRNSAGQDVDGGCGQLRARARGEQVVAAPVHRPAQ encoded by the coding sequence ATGCGTATCGAACATATCCGGGCCCGCCTGCAGGCATGCGGCGCCAAAACCTGCCACGAAGACCGCGTGCTGCGCGCCTGGACCCAGGTCGTCGGCCTCGACACCCGGCACCGCAAGGCCGAGAGCTTTTTGCCGCTCGCCGTGCGCAATGCCCTGTCTGAACTGTTTGCCGATCTCGACGGCCTCGCCCGGCTGCGCGCCGAGCATCCCGGCGAAGACGGCTCGGCGCGCCTGCTCGTCGAGCTGGGCGACGGCCAGACGGTGGAAAGCGTGCTCCTGCCGCGCGACGGCCTGTGCGTGTCGACCCAGGTCGGCTGCGCGGTCGGCTGCCTGTTCTGCATGACCGGCCAGGATGGTCTGCTGCGCCAGGTGGGCAGTGCCGAGATCGTCGCCCAGGTGGTGCTCGCCCGGCGCAAACGCCCGGTCAAGCGCGTCGTCTTCATGGGCATGGGCGAGCCGGCGCACAATCTCGACAACGTGCTGGAAGCCATCGACCTGCTCGGTACCATCGGCGGCATCGGTCACAAGAATCTCGTCTTCTCGACGGTCGGTGACCGCCGCGTCTTCGAGCGTCTGCCGCAGCAGACCGTCAAGCCGGCCCTGGCGCTGTCGCTGCACACGACGCAGGCCGAACTGCGCCGCCGCCTGCTGCCCAAGGCCCCGGACATCGCGCCGGACGAACTGGTCGAACTCGGCGAGCAATATGCACGCGCCACCGGCTACCCGATCCAGTACCAATGGACGCTGCTTGAAGGCATTAACGACAGCGATGCCGAAATCGACGGCATCATCCGCCTGCTCAGCGGCAAGTACGCGATGATGAATTTCATCCCCTACAACAGCAACGAAGGCCTCGGCTTCAGTCGGCCGTCCTGGGAGCGCGCCGGCGAACTCGCCTGGCGTCTGAATCGGCAGGGCATCCTGACCCGGCTGCGCAATTCGGCCGGGCAGGATGTCGATGGCGGTTGCGGCCAGTTGCGGGCGCGGGCGCGCGGCGAACAGGTGGTCGCCGCACCGGTCCACCGGCCGGCGCAATAA
- the rpiA gene encoding ribose-5-phosphate isomerase RpiA produces MTQDELKQAVAQAAADYVAANAPAGSIIGVGTGSTANFFIDALAPLKDRYQGAVASSEATRKRLEGHGIKVLDLNDVSDIPVYVDGADEIDAGLNMIKGGGGALTREKIVAAVAKTFVCICDASKLVEVMGKFPLPVEVIPMASAHVARELAKLGGRPVERAGFVTDNGNLILDVHDLAITDPKGLEAQINQITGVVTNGLFAVRPANVLLLGTAAGVKTII; encoded by the coding sequence ATGACCCAGGACGAACTCAAACAGGCCGTTGCCCAGGCCGCCGCCGACTACGTTGCCGCCAACGCCCCCGCCGGCAGCATTATCGGCGTCGGCACCGGCTCGACGGCCAATTTCTTCATCGACGCCCTGGCGCCGCTCAAGGACAGATACCAGGGCGCCGTCGCCAGTTCGGAAGCCACCCGCAAACGCCTCGAAGGGCACGGCATCAAGGTGCTCGACCTCAACGACGTCAGCGACATCCCGGTCTACGTCGATGGTGCCGACGAAATCGATGCCGGCCTCAACATGATCAAGGGCGGCGGCGGTGCGCTGACGCGCGAGAAGATCGTTGCCGCCGTGGCCAAGACCTTCGTCTGCATCTGCGACGCCTCGAAGCTGGTCGAGGTGATGGGCAAGTTCCCGCTGCCGGTCGAAGTCATCCCGATGGCGAGCGCCCACGTCGCGCGGGAATTGGCCAAACTGGGCGGTCGACCGGTGGAAAGGGCCGGTTTTGTCACCGACAACGGCAACCTGATCCTTGACGTGCATGATCTTGCCATCACCGATCCCAAGGGGCTGGAAGCGCAGATCAACCAGATCACCGGCGTCGTCACCAACGGCCTGTTCGCAGTCCGCCCGGCCAACGTCTTGCTGCTCGGCACCGCCGCGGGTGTAAAAACCATCATCTGA
- a CDS encoding patatin-like phospholipase family protein, translating to MTITSSTPAVLNLALQGGGAHGAFTWGVLDGLLADGRVSFEGVSGTSAGAMNAACLAQGLMAGGRDGARQALADFWTAVAKSSPFDQGRQSAGMAPAMKMMLQWTEHLSPEQLNPLDLNPLRDIIGQQIDFARLRRESPVKLFIAATHANSGKLRIFKNHELSVDALLASACLPTIHRSVIIDGEPYWDGGYSANPAVFPLFYECTAADIMLVLLTPLRYSETPETAQDIRVRLRELAFNATFLREMRMFAHLRDQVGESWLPDWLPLNRFEQRLKRQRFHAISADALLGALPAESKLTVNIEFFESLRDDGREHARAWLASYWPSLGRQSTLDLGKLFY from the coding sequence ATGACCATCACATCCTCCACCCCGGCCGTGCTCAACCTCGCCCTGCAGGGCGGCGGCGCGCACGGTGCCTTTACCTGGGGCGTCCTCGACGGCTTGCTCGCCGACGGCCGCGTCAGTTTTGAAGGGGTCAGCGGCACCAGCGCTGGCGCCATGAATGCGGCCTGCCTGGCGCAGGGCCTGATGGCCGGCGGCCGCGACGGCGCCCGCCAGGCGCTGGCCGATTTCTGGACAGCGGTGGCGAAAAGCTCGCCCTTCGACCAGGGCCGGCAGAGCGCCGGCATGGCGCCGGCGATGAAAATGATGCTGCAATGGACCGAGCACCTGTCGCCGGAACAGCTCAATCCGCTCGATCTCAACCCGCTGCGCGACATCATCGGCCAGCAGATCGACTTCGCCCGCCTGCGCCGGGAAAGCCCGGTCAAGCTGTTCATCGCGGCAACGCATGCCAACTCCGGCAAGCTGCGCATTTTCAAGAACCACGAACTGTCGGTCGACGCCCTGCTCGCCTCGGCCTGCCTGCCGACCATCCACCGCAGCGTGATCATCGACGGCGAGCCTTACTGGGATGGCGGCTACAGCGCCAACCCGGCGGTTTTCCCGCTTTTTTACGAGTGTACCGCTGCCGACATCATGCTCGTGCTGCTGACCCCGCTGCGCTACAGCGAAACGCCGGAAACGGCGCAGGACATCCGGGTGCGCCTGCGCGAACTGGCCTTCAACGCGACCTTCCTGCGCGAGATGCGGATGTTCGCGCACCTGCGCGACCAGGTCGGCGAGTCCTGGCTGCCCGACTGGCTGCCGCTCAACCGCTTCGAGCAGCGCCTGAAACGCCAGCGCTTCCATGCGATCAGCGCCGATGCCCTGCTCGGCGCGCTGCCCGCCGAGAGCAAGCTGACGGTCAATATCGAATTCTTCGAGAGCCTGCGCGACGACGGCCGCGAACACGCGCGCGCCTGGCTGGCCAGCTACTGGCCCAGCCTTGGCCGGCAATCGACGCTCGACCTGGGAAAATTGTTCTACTGA
- the purT gene encoding formate-dependent phosphoribosylglycinamide formyltransferase, protein MKLGTPLSPSALRVMLLGSGELGKEVIIALQRMGVEVIAVDRYPDAPGHQVAHRAHVISMTDGAALRRLVELEKPHLIVPEIEAIATDMLVEIEAAGLAEVIPTARATKLTMNREGIRRLAAEELGLATSPYQFADSLAELQAAIDGANGEQGIGYPCIIKPVMSSSGKGQSLLRGPDDVQKAWDYAASGGRVNSGRIIVEGFIDFDYEITLLTVRARGASGEVETHFCEPIGHVQVSGDYVESWQPQAMTPGALQRAQEIAAAVTGNLGGRGLFGVELFVKGDMVWFSEVSPRPHDTGLVTLCSQRFSEFELHARAILGLPVDTALREPGASAVIYGGMEEKGIAFEGVAEALSVPRSDIRLFGKPESFVKRRMGVAVANGDDTDEARGRAKLAASRVKPVKN, encoded by the coding sequence ATGAAACTCGGCACCCCGCTTTCCCCCAGCGCCCTGCGCGTCATGCTTCTCGGCTCAGGCGAGCTCGGCAAGGAGGTGATCATAGCATTGCAGCGTATGGGCGTCGAGGTGATCGCCGTGGACCGCTACCCGGATGCACCGGGCCACCAGGTGGCGCACCGCGCCCATGTCATTTCGATGACCGATGGCGCTGCGCTGCGCCGCCTGGTCGAACTGGAAAAGCCGCACCTGATCGTGCCGGAAATCGAAGCCATCGCCACCGACATGCTGGTCGAGATCGAGGCCGCCGGCCTCGCCGAGGTCATCCCGACCGCGCGCGCCACCAAACTGACCATGAATCGCGAAGGCATCCGCCGCCTCGCCGCCGAAGAACTCGGCCTGGCCACCTCGCCCTACCAGTTTGCCGACTCCCTTGCAGAACTGCAGGCCGCCATTGATGGCGCCAATGGTGAACAAGGCATTGGCTACCCGTGCATCATCAAGCCGGTGATGTCTTCGTCCGGCAAGGGCCAGTCGCTGCTGCGCGGCCCGGACGACGTGCAGAAAGCCTGGGACTATGCCGCCAGCGGCGGCCGGGTCAATTCCGGGCGCATCATCGTCGAGGGCTTCATCGATTTCGATTACGAAATCACCCTGCTCACGGTACGTGCCCGCGGCGCCTCCGGCGAGGTCGAAACCCATTTCTGCGAGCCGATCGGCCATGTTCAGGTGTCCGGCGATTACGTCGAATCCTGGCAGCCGCAGGCAATGACGCCGGGCGCACTGCAACGCGCCCAGGAAATTGCCGCCGCCGTCACCGGCAACCTCGGCGGGCGCGGCCTGTTCGGCGTCGAATTGTTCGTCAAGGGCGACATGGTCTGGTTCTCCGAAGTCAGCCCGCGCCCGCACGACACCGGTCTGGTCACGCTGTGCTCGCAACGCTTCTCCGAATTCGAACTGCATGCCCGCGCCATCCTCGGCCTGCCGGTCGACACCGCGCTGCGCGAACCCGGCGCCTCGGCCGTCATTTATGGCGGCATGGAAGAAAAAGGCATCGCCTTCGAAGGGGTGGCCGAAGCCTTGTCGGTGCCACGCAGCGACATCCGCCTGTTCGGCAAGCCGGAGTCCTTCGTCAAACGCCGCATGGGCGTTGCCGTCGCCAACGGCGACGATACCGACGAAGCGCGCGGCCGTGCCAAGCTCGCTGCCAGCCGGGTCAAGCCCGTCAAGAACTGA
- the phoB gene encoding phosphate regulon transcriptional regulator PhoB: MTPTILVVEDEPAIQELVVINLKHAGFLVVRAGSAEEAESAIRAALPDLVILDWMLPGQSGVALAKKIRADERTRELPIIMLTARVHEEDKVQGLEAGADDYVTKPFSPKELVARVRAVLRRRAPHLAGEAIEVGDLALNPATHRVLAGGQPVELGPTEFRLLFFFMTHSERVYTRAQLLDEVWGDHVFIEERTVDVHIRRLRAALELSGHHERVETVRGTGYRFRGA; encoded by the coding sequence GTGACACCGACGATTCTGGTCGTTGAAGACGAACCAGCCATCCAGGAACTTGTTGTCATCAATCTCAAGCACGCCGGCTTTCTGGTGGTGCGGGCGGGTAGCGCCGAGGAAGCCGAGTCGGCGATCCGCGCAGCGCTTCCCGACCTTGTGATCCTCGACTGGATGCTGCCCGGACAGTCCGGCGTGGCGCTGGCCAAGAAGATTCGTGCTGACGAGCGGACCCGTGAATTGCCGATCATCATGTTGACGGCGCGGGTGCATGAAGAAGACAAGGTGCAGGGTCTCGAGGCCGGGGCCGACGATTACGTCACCAAGCCGTTCTCGCCCAAGGAGCTGGTTGCCCGCGTCCGTGCCGTGCTGCGTCGCCGGGCCCCGCACCTGGCTGGTGAAGCGATCGAAGTGGGTGATCTGGCGCTCAATCCGGCAACTCACCGTGTGCTGGCGGGTGGTCAGCCGGTCGAGTTGGGGCCGACCGAATTCCGTCTGCTCTTTTTCTTCATGACGCACTCGGAGCGGGTATACACCCGTGCCCAGCTGCTTGATGAAGTCTGGGGTGACCACGTTTTCATCGAGGAGCGCACGGTCGATGTGCACATCCGCCGCTTGCGTGCCGCCCTTGAGCTTTCGGGTCATCACGAGCGCGTCGAGACGGTGCGCGGCACCGGTTATCGCTTCCGGGGAGCCTGA
- the phoU gene encoding phosphate signaling complex protein PhoU: MNESQHLSSQFDEDLSRLRTHVLQMGGLVETQVSAAIDAYTTGEVASVKSIVETDRKVNELEKAIDDDCAHIIAKRQPTASDLRLVLGISKIVTDLERAGDEAKKIAKGVRRIYEGGHMPSQYGVGIRHLAEAALVMVRQALDAFARLDTAQAASVIRADTEVDTEFKSIIRQLITHMMEDPRTITTAIDIISIARAIERIGDHAKNVSEQVVYVVEGRDIRHTKELTK; encoded by the coding sequence ATGAACGAAAGCCAACACCTTTCCAGCCAGTTCGACGAGGATCTCAGCCGTCTGCGCACGCATGTGCTGCAAATGGGCGGTCTGGTCGAAACCCAGGTTTCCGCTGCCATCGATGCCTACACCACGGGTGAAGTCGCCAGCGTGAAGAGCATTGTCGAGACCGACCGCAAGGTCAATGAGCTCGAGAAGGCCATCGACGACGATTGCGCCCACATCATCGCCAAGCGTCAGCCGACGGCATCCGATCTGCGCCTCGTGCTCGGCATCAGCAAGATCGTTACCGATCTCGAGCGGGCTGGCGACGAAGCCAAGAAAATCGCCAAGGGCGTGCGCCGGATTTATGAAGGTGGTCACATGCCGTCGCAATACGGCGTCGGCATTCGCCATCTGGCCGAGGCCGCGCTGGTCATGGTGCGGCAGGCGCTTGATGCCTTTGCCCGTCTCGATACGGCGCAGGCCGCCAGCGTGATTCGTGCCGACACCGAGGTCGATACTGAATTCAAGTCGATCATCCGTCAGCTGATCACGCACATGATGGAAGATCCGCGTACGATCACGACGGCGATCGACATCATCTCGATCGCCCGTGCCATCGAACGGATCGGCGACCATGCGAAGAATGTTTCCGAGCAGGTGGTTTATGTCGTTGAGGGACGTGACATTCGTCATACCAAGGAGCTCACCAAGTGA
- a CDS encoding PstS family phosphate ABC transporter substrate-binding protein — MFKLSKIVSALAVAGVALFGAQAVQAQVIKVDGSSTVYPITEAVAEEFQKAKKNAIKVTVGISGTGGGFKKFCRDETDISNASRPITAKEMEDCKAAGVQYVEMPVAFDALTIVINPKNSFLKQATVAEMKTLWEPAAQGKVMKWNQVNPAWPDAPVKLFGAGADSGTFEYFTEAMVGKAKSSRGDYTASEDDNVLVQGVSRDVNAIGYFGYAYYAENTAKLKALAVVNPKTGKAVEPSAANVENGTYAPLSRPIFIYVKAKSLEKPEVKEFIEFYMKNGAKLTKEVKYVPLPASAYTGNIEHMNKKKLGTVFGGHNEIGITIDELMKREAKN; from the coding sequence ATGTTCAAGCTTTCCAAGATTGTTTCCGCACTGGCTGTCGCCGGTGTTGCCCTGTTCGGTGCCCAGGCCGTCCAGGCCCAGGTCATCAAGGTTGACGGTTCTTCGACCGTTTATCCGATCACCGAAGCTGTTGCCGAAGAATTCCAGAAGGCCAAGAAGAACGCCATCAAGGTGACGGTCGGCATTTCCGGTACCGGTGGTGGTTTCAAGAAGTTCTGCCGTGACGAAACCGATATTTCCAATGCCTCCCGCCCGATCACGGCGAAGGAAATGGAAGACTGCAAGGCTGCCGGCGTCCAGTACGTTGAAATGCCGGTTGCCTTCGATGCCCTGACCATCGTCATCAACCCGAAGAACAGCTTCCTGAAACAGGCTACTGTTGCTGAAATGAAGACCTTGTGGGAGCCGGCTGCCCAGGGCAAGGTCATGAAGTGGAACCAGGTCAATCCGGCCTGGCCTGACGCACCGGTCAAGCTGTTCGGCGCCGGTGCCGACTCCGGTACCTTCGAGTACTTCACCGAAGCCATGGTCGGCAAGGCCAAGTCTTCGCGCGGCGACTACACCGCATCCGAAGACGACAATGTGCTGGTCCAGGGCGTCTCGCGTGACGTCAATGCGATCGGTTACTTCGGCTACGCCTACTACGCCGAGAACACCGCCAAGCTGAAGGCCCTGGCCGTCGTCAATCCGAAGACCGGCAAGGCCGTCGAGCCGTCTGCTGCCAACGTTGAAAACGGTACCTACGCCCCGCTGTCGCGTCCGATCTTCATCTACGTCAAGGCCAAGTCGCTCGAGAAGCCGGAAGTCAAGGAATTCATCGAGTTCTACATGAAGAACGGCGCCAAGCTGACCAAGGAAGTGAAGTATGTGCCGCTGCCGGCTTCTGCTTACACGGGCAATATCGAGCACATGAACAAGAAGAAGCTCGGCACCGTCTTTGGCGGCCATAACGAAATCGGCATCACCATCGACGAGTTGATGAAGCGCGAAGCAAAGAACTAA
- the pstA gene encoding phosphate ABC transporter permease PstA, whose product MQPLTTEQIRSLIAKGKLRDAIFKGLGIFCLAVALLVIILLVSDMVEKGSERFTVDFFMNFASRHANQAGILSAWVGSLLVMTVTALAAVPLGVAAGVYLEEYAKRNWITEIIEINITNLAAVPSIVYGLLALGIFVYQFGFGQSILSAGLTLALLILPIIIVSTREAIRAIPAMIREGSMAVGATRWQTCRYHIIPYAMPGILTGVIIGLARAIGETAPIITIGALTFIAFLPPAPFMGEPAAGLFDWVMAPFTVMPIQIFNWTSRPDPAFEVNAAAAGFVLMAMVLSMNGIAIYLRYKMRKNIKW is encoded by the coding sequence ATGCAACCGCTGACTACCGAGCAAATCCGCTCCCTGATCGCCAAGGGAAAATTGCGCGATGCCATCTTCAAGGGCCTGGGTATTTTCTGCCTCGCTGTCGCCCTGCTGGTCATCATCCTGCTGGTGTCCGACATGGTCGAGAAGGGCTCCGAGCGCTTCACGGTCGATTTCTTCATGAACTTCGCCTCGCGGCATGCCAATCAGGCCGGTATTCTCTCGGCCTGGGTCGGTTCGCTGCTGGTGATGACAGTGACCGCCCTGGCTGCCGTGCCGCTTGGCGTCGCCGCCGGTGTCTATCTGGAAGAGTATGCCAAGCGTAACTGGATTACCGAGATCATCGAGATCAACATCACCAATCTGGCCGCCGTGCCGTCGATTGTGTATGGTCTTCTGGCTCTCGGCATCTTTGTGTACCAGTTCGGTTTCGGCCAGAGCATCCTGTCGGCCGGCCTGACCCTGGCGCTGCTGATCCTGCCGATCATCATCGTATCGACCCGCGAAGCGATCCGTGCCATTCCGGCAATGATCCGCGAAGGCTCGATGGCGGTTGGTGCGACGCGCTGGCAGACCTGCCGCTACCACATCATTCCGTATGCCATGCCCGGCATCCTGACTGGTGTGATCATCGGCCTGGCCCGTGCCATCGGCGAAACGGCCCCGATCATCACGATCGGCGCGCTGACTTTCATCGCCTTCCTGCCGCCCGCCCCGTTCATGGGCGAACCGGCGGCCGGCCTGTTCGACTGGGTGATGGCCCCCTTCACGGTGATGCCGATCCAGATCTTCAACTGGACCTCGCGTCCGGACCCGGCTTTTGAAGTCAATGCTGCCGCCGCCGGCTTCGTGCTGATGGCCATGGTGCTGTCGATGAACGGCATCGCTATCTACCTGCGCTACAAGATGCGCAAGAACATCAAGTGGTAA
- the phoR gene encoding phosphate regulon sensor histidine kinase PhoR, which yields MSAQLIRALLLALLAAVVAVPVGYFVAIWAGWAVFCAGFGLQLAFHFRNFARLERWSRAPVVDSSLEGEGAWDGVFGRLYRHEKELRAQIARRDDEIAMLIAAGQALTDGVVLLDENNHILFCNTTAEAQLGLVVRTDRGQPVVNLVRQPEFVGYLTEADFSRPLTLRSDRSEDRVFSIYVLPYAGNRRLMQVKDVTQTDRLDRMRRDFVANVSHELRTPLTVLAGFLETLQEIEVDREEQARYLALMAEQSQRMQSIVQDLLTLSSIESAPPPANQPVDMPSLIDKLRRDAEALSNGRHQIVVETNAQADLRGSEPELVSAFGNLVANAVRYTPAGGTIRIIWQANAQGAEFAVEDTGIGIEAKHIPRLTERFYRVDRGRSRDAGGTGLGLAIVKHSLNRHQAQLEIKSMPGVGSRFSAKFPANRVVGV from the coding sequence GTGTCAGCGCAACTGATCAGGGCTTTGCTGCTCGCCTTGCTGGCTGCCGTCGTTGCTGTGCCAGTCGGATATTTCGTTGCGATCTGGGCCGGTTGGGCAGTCTTTTGTGCCGGTTTCGGCTTGCAGCTGGCTTTTCATTTTCGCAACTTTGCCCGGCTTGAGCGCTGGTCGCGGGCACCGGTCGTGGATAGCAGCCTGGAGGGCGAAGGTGCCTGGGATGGCGTTTTTGGCCGTCTCTATCGGCACGAAAAGGAGCTGCGGGCGCAGATTGCACGCCGCGATGACGAAATCGCCATGCTGATAGCTGCCGGCCAGGCGCTGACGGATGGCGTGGTGCTGCTCGACGAGAACAACCATATCCTGTTCTGCAATACCACGGCGGAGGCGCAGCTCGGTTTGGTGGTGCGGACCGACCGTGGGCAGCCGGTGGTCAATTTGGTCCGGCAGCCCGAGTTTGTCGGCTATCTGACCGAGGCGGACTTTTCCCGACCTTTGACCCTGCGTTCCGATCGTAGCGAAGATCGCGTGTTTTCGATCTATGTCCTGCCTTATGCCGGCAACCGGCGCCTGATGCAGGTCAAGGATGTCACCCAGACGGATCGTCTCGATCGCATGCGGCGTGATTTCGTCGCCAATGTCTCGCATGAGTTGCGTACGCCGCTGACGGTTCTGGCCGGTTTTCTTGAAACCCTGCAGGAAATCGAGGTCGACCGTGAGGAGCAGGCGCGCTATCTGGCATTGATGGCTGAGCAGTCTCAACGCATGCAGTCCATTGTCCAGGACTTGCTGACGCTGTCTTCGATCGAGTCGGCGCCACCGCCGGCCAACCAGCCCGTTGATATGCCCAGCCTGATCGACAAGTTGCGCCGGGATGCCGAAGCGCTTTCCAACGGGCGTCACCAGATTGTTGTCGAAACCAATGCCCAGGCCGACCTGCGCGGTTCCGAGCCGGAGCTGGTCAGTGCCTTCGGTAACCTGGTAGCCAACGCTGTGCGCTATACGCCGGCTGGCGGCACGATACGTATCATCTGGCAGGCCAATGCCCAGGGGGCAGAGTTCGCAGTCGAGGACACTGGCATCGGTATCGAGGCCAAGCATATCCCGCGTCTGACCGAGCGCTTTTATCGTGTAGACCGGGGGCGTTCGCGCGATGCCGGCGGTACTGGCCTGGGCCTGGCGATTGTCAAACACTCGCTGAATCGTCACCAGGCACAGCTGGAGATCAAGAGCATGCCAGGTGTGGGAAGCCGCTTTTCCGCCAAGTTTCCGGCCAATCGGGTGGTCGGCGTCTGA
- the pstB gene encoding phosphate ABC transporter ATP-binding protein PstB codes for MQIQDNPQLKAEARNLNFYYGEAKALKGINMPIYDKKVTALIGPSGCGKSTYLRSFNRMHDLYPGNRYEGEIRFFPDNTNLLAQEVDPIEVRMRVGMVFQKPNPFPKSIYENVAYGLRVRGENNRRVLDDKVEQALRGAAIWDEVKDRLNELASNLSGGQQQRLCIARALATDPELLLFDEPTSALDPIATAAIEELVHELKKRVTILIVTHNMQQAARVSDYTAYMYLGELIEFGKTDEIFIKPQDKRTEDYITGRMG; via the coding sequence ATGCAAATCCAGGACAATCCCCAACTCAAGGCCGAAGCCCGCAACCTCAACTTCTATTACGGTGAGGCCAAGGCGCTCAAGGGCATCAACATGCCGATCTACGACAAGAAGGTCACCGCACTGATCGGTCCGTCCGGTTGTGGCAAATCGACCTACCTGCGCAGCTTCAACCGCATGCACGATCTCTACCCGGGCAACCGTTACGAGGGCGAAATCCGCTTCTTCCCGGACAACACCAACCTGCTGGCGCAGGAAGTGGATCCGATCGAAGTGCGCATGCGCGTCGGCATGGTTTTCCAGAAGCCGAATCCGTTCCCGAAGTCGATCTACGAAAACGTTGCCTACGGCCTGCGCGTGCGCGGTGAAAACAACCGTCGTGTGCTCGACGACAAGGTCGAGCAGGCCCTGCGTGGCGCGGCGATCTGGGACGAAGTGAAGGACCGCCTCAACGAACTGGCTTCCAATCTGTCCGGCGGTCAGCAACAGCGTCTGTGCATTGCCCGTGCCCTGGCAACCGATCCCGAACTGCTGCTTTTCGATGAGCCGACTTCGGCGCTTGATCCGATTGCCACCGCCGCCATCGAGGAACTGGTGCATGAGCTGAAGAAGCGCGTCACCATCCTGATCGTGACGCATAACATGCAGCAGGCTGCCCGCGTTTCCGATTACACGGCCTACATGTACCTGGGCGAACTGATCGAATTCGGCAAGACCGACGAGATCTTCATCAAGCCGCAGGACAAGCGTACTGAAGACTACATTACCGGCCGCATGGGTTAA